One part of the Epinephelus fuscoguttatus linkage group LG12, E.fuscoguttatus.final_Chr_v1 genome encodes these proteins:
- the gjb1a gene encoding connexin 27.5 isoform X1, producing MPLTPPAEPDPEPKMNWASFYAVISGVNRHSTGIGRIWLSVLFIFRILVLVVAAESVWGDEKSGFTCNTQQPGCNSVCYDHFFPISHIRLWALQLILVSTPALLVAMHVAHRRHVDKRLYKLSGRSNPKDLEQIKTQKMKISGALWWTYVISLLFRIVFEVTFMYVFYMIYPGYKMIRLVKCDSYPCPNTVDCFVSRPTEKTVFTVFMLAASGVCILLNIAEVVFLAGKACSKHLHTAGDSTLGAWIQQKLC from the coding sequence ACCCGGAACCAAAGATGAACTGGGCATCGTTTTATGCTGTCATCAGTGGTGTGAACAGACACTCCACAGGCATCGGACGCATCTGGCTCTCTGTCCTGTTCATTTTCCGTATCCTGGTTCTGGTGGTTGCAGCGGAGAGCGTGTGGGGCGATGAGAAGTCTGGCTTCACCTGCAACACCCAGCAGCCGGGTTGCAACAGTGTCTGCTACGACCACTTCTTCCCCATCTCCCATATCCGCCTGTGGGCACTCCAGCTCATCCTGGTCTCCACCCCTGCCCTGCTGGTAGCCATGCATGTGGCCCACCGCCGCCATGTCGACAAGAGGCTCTACAAACTGTCAGGGCGGTCCAACCCCAAAGACCTGGAGCAGATTAAAACCCAGAAGATGAAAATCTCAGGGGCTCTCTGGTGGACGTATGTCATCAGCCTGTTGTTCCGTATTGTTTTCGAGGTCACCTTTATGTATGTGTTTTATATGATCTACCCTGGTTACAAGATGATCCGGCTGGTGAAGTGTGACTCGTATCCCTGTCCCAACACAGTGGACTGCTTCGTGTCGAGGCCCACAGAGAAGACTGTCTTTACCGTGTTCATGTTGGCTGCGTCAGGGGTTTGTATTCTGCTCAACATTGCAGAGGTGGTCTTCTTGGCGGGGAAGGCCTGCAGTAAGCATTTGCACACTGCTGGAGACTCGACTTTGGGGGCTTGGATCCAACAAAAGCTCTGCTAA
- the gjb1a gene encoding connexin 27.5 isoform X2, with protein MNWASFYAVISGVNRHSTGIGRIWLSVLFIFRILVLVVAAESVWGDEKSGFTCNTQQPGCNSVCYDHFFPISHIRLWALQLILVSTPALLVAMHVAHRRHVDKRLYKLSGRSNPKDLEQIKTQKMKISGALWWTYVISLLFRIVFEVTFMYVFYMIYPGYKMIRLVKCDSYPCPNTVDCFVSRPTEKTVFTVFMLAASGVCILLNIAEVVFLAGKACSKHLHTAGDSTLGAWIQQKLC; from the coding sequence ATGAACTGGGCATCGTTTTATGCTGTCATCAGTGGTGTGAACAGACACTCCACAGGCATCGGACGCATCTGGCTCTCTGTCCTGTTCATTTTCCGTATCCTGGTTCTGGTGGTTGCAGCGGAGAGCGTGTGGGGCGATGAGAAGTCTGGCTTCACCTGCAACACCCAGCAGCCGGGTTGCAACAGTGTCTGCTACGACCACTTCTTCCCCATCTCCCATATCCGCCTGTGGGCACTCCAGCTCATCCTGGTCTCCACCCCTGCCCTGCTGGTAGCCATGCATGTGGCCCACCGCCGCCATGTCGACAAGAGGCTCTACAAACTGTCAGGGCGGTCCAACCCCAAAGACCTGGAGCAGATTAAAACCCAGAAGATGAAAATCTCAGGGGCTCTCTGGTGGACGTATGTCATCAGCCTGTTGTTCCGTATTGTTTTCGAGGTCACCTTTATGTATGTGTTTTATATGATCTACCCTGGTTACAAGATGATCCGGCTGGTGAAGTGTGACTCGTATCCCTGTCCCAACACAGTGGACTGCTTCGTGTCGAGGCCCACAGAGAAGACTGTCTTTACCGTGTTCATGTTGGCTGCGTCAGGGGTTTGTATTCTGCTCAACATTGCAGAGGTGGTCTTCTTGGCGGGGAAGGCCTGCAGTAAGCATTTGCACACTGCTGGAGACTCGACTTTGGGGGCTTGGATCCAACAAAAGCTCTGCTAA